The DNA segment TTGAAAAATTTCCTCCAATAAAAAGAGTATCTCCCTTTTTTGCATATGTTGAAATCGTCCCGTCAGTTTGAGTAAAATCAAGATCAACCGTTTGTGATTTTAAACTATTGCTAACTAAAGATATAAGAAAAACAAAAGGTAATAGGTATTTATTCATGTGTAATTTAAACCCGCAAATTAGCTAAATTCTTAAAAAGACTTTTCGTTTATCGATGAACGAACAGCATATGATGTGTTAAAGGATTGCCCAATTTTTCTAAACAATTAATGCCTGTTTTAATTGATACAAATAATAGCCATCTCTTAATAACGTAGGGTTTATATACCCGACGATGGGTACAGTTTAACTCACCCCAAAGTGTTAGAAAGACAATAATTACCCAACTTTTCCCTCTCTACATTTTAGAGAGGGCCGACTATTGGCTTTGGTCAGAGTGCTGGTACTCGAGGGGAGTTAAAACACGGCACTTAACTTCTCCAAAAACCCCCTTGTGTTTTTTACCTCCTCATTTTTAAAACGTACAATAGTCAATCCCATTTCGGCAATTATTTTATCGCGGTGTTTATCATAATCTTTTTGAAAGTCATGGATAGTGCCATCTAACTCTATCACTAACTTTTTATCCGCACAATAAAAGTCAGCAATGAAAAACAATTTACGGGTATCATAATTTCCGTATATGATAGGGTATTGTCTCAAAAACTTTAGCCCCATAAATTTACGGTTGCGCAATAATTCCCAAACAATCTTTTCGGAAGGGGTGCTACGCTTTCTTAAATCCCGACAAAACTCTTTAATAGATTTCGCTTGCTATCCATTGTGTTAATTGATAGCGTTAATTCTTTTAACTCACCCCAAAGTAAAAGTTAGCAAGACTCACCCAACATTCACCCTCTCTAAATTTTAGAGAGGGCCGACTATTGACTTTGGTTAGAGTGCTGGTATTCGAGGGTGAGTTAAAACAAGGATTAATATTTGGCAAAGATTTAGTTTCCCGTTTCAGTATTATTAAATGTTGTATTACCAGACACGGTAGTGAAGTCATCTGTTTGGGATTTATTACCGTCGTAAATTATTGATACACCTTTTTCAGAGATGATTCCACTGTGTTTTTTTGGAATATCTTTTATAAGAAAATACTCTTCTTCGCGCTTTGTTACTTTAACATTCTTAATATCTTTTTTCAATTTATGTACTGCCTTTTCAAATTCTTCAAAAAAACATTCTAATACTAATATTATTTTACCGTCTCTCTCATTTAAATGATCTTTTTGAGAAGCATTACTTATCTGCATAGATGTTAAGTAAAACTTGTC comes from the Bacteroidota bacterium genome and includes:
- a CDS encoding endonuclease domain-containing protein, with the translated sequence MKEFCRDLRKRSTPSEKIVWELLRNRKFMGLKFLRQYPIIYGNYDTRKLFFIADFYCADKKLVIELDGTIHDFQKDYDKHRDKIIAEMGLTIVRFKNEEVKNTRGFLEKLSAVF